A window of Longimicrobium sp. genomic DNA:
ACGTCACCCGACACCGTGCCGGTCTGCTGCGCGGCGGCGGGCTGCGCGGCGAGCGCGGCCACCGTGGCGGCAACCCCGAGCGCCGTTGCTAGACGACTCGAGAAACTCATCTGCGTTCTCCTGAACTTCGTGAACTGGATGTCCTGACAGGGGTTTGGAAGCGTTGCCGGTCTGCGGTACCGGCGGGCGGATCCTCCTTTCCGGGACGGGGACGGTCCTGCGCGTGGAGCCTGCTGGGAAAAGACCGGGGCGGCGGACGCCCACCGCGGGCCGGGCGGGGGCGGAGATGCCGGGGGCGTGTGTGCTGGATGCACCAACGGTACAGCCGCGTGGCGCATTCGTCAACGCTCTGCTACGTCCTGCTACTTCTTTAGCCGACACACACCGGCCACGGGTCTTCGTGGCAAGGAATTTCTGCTACTTCCTGCTACGGGGCCGGGCGCATGGTCTCCCGCGCCGGCGCCGCTCAGCGCTCCACGCCGGCCCGCTCCTCCAGGCGCCGGGTAACGGTGTCGCGGTGCGCCGGGTCGCGCAGGATCACCAGCACGGTGTCGTCGCCGGCGATGGTGCCCACCACCTCGGGCCACTCCTCCCAGTCGATCCCCACCGCGATGGGCTGCGCGCCGCCGATCAGCGTCTTCACCACCAGCAGGTTGCCCACCCCGTCGGCGCCCAGGTACAGGCTGGGAAGGAGCCGCGCAAGCGTGGGGGTGGGGTCGGTGACGCCCGGCGGCAGGGTGTACACCGAGCCGCCCTCCTCGTCGGGGACCTTCACCAGCCCCAGCTCGCGGATGTCGCGCGAGAGGGTGGCCTGCGCCACCTCGATCCCGCGCTGAGCCAGCCGCTCGCGCAGCGCTTCCTGCGAGGCGACGCGGTGCTCGCGGACCAGTTCCAAGATGACGGCGTGGCGTTGCGGCTTCAACGGATCCGAAGGGGCGGCGACCCGCCGGCGCCCTGCTCGTGCCGGCCCTGCGGGGTCTGTGGGCCCTGCGTTCACGCGCCGACGCCCGCGGCCCTGGGGGCCTGCGTCCAGCACGTACGGGGAGCACATTGGGGAAAGGCGGCGAGCGCCGCGCGTATACAGTATTTGCGGCGCCCCGATTCCGCAAGCACGCCCCCCCGCATCTCCGGACTACATCCGTTCCCCTCCCGGCGCTCGCCGCGGCCGGCGCGCCACACCCGCCGCGGCGCGCCGATCCCCATCCCCCGCCCTTCCGCGGCCTCTCTCCTCCCGTCATATACCGGATCTGGCAATCACCTGTGCATTCCAGACGCACAGAGAGACGTCATCCTGAGGCCGGCCACACCGTCGTTGCTCCCACACGCGCGGTTGCAGGCCGAAGGATCTATAGGCGAGGTCGCACGTGTGCTGTCGGATTGCACGATCAATCTCCGAATCCGGTAATATAGAACGAGCGAAGGCCCGCGGAGGGACACACGCGGGGCGCGGGGGGCGGCTTCTCCTCCGCGTCTCCCCAGCGGGCGAGGGGGGCTTTTCCTCCGCGTCTCCGCGTCTCCGCGTGAGGCCATGGATCTACGGGAACGCGATCGGGAGATGGATGAAGACGGAAGCAGGCGAGACGGACCCTCCGCCTCGCCTGCTTCTCTCCGTCGACCGAATCCCCCTGGCCGGAGATCAGGATTCGCGCGCGGCGACTTCCGACTCGGGCTCCGGACGCGCATCGCCCTCCTCGGCGGACGCCTCGCCCCGCTCGACGCTGAGGGCGTGCTGGGCGAGCAGCTCGCGGATCTCCTCGAGCTTCGCGCCGGGGTGGCGCTCCAGCAGGAGGCAGACGATGCCGGTGATGTTGGGCGCGGCGAAGCTGGTGCCGTGCTTCACCTGCTCCTGGCCGCGCAGCCAGACCACGGGCTGCTCCACCCCCCACGCCTGGCACTCCATGGCCTCGTCGGGATGGTAGCGGTACTCGTAGGCGCTCTCGAAGCGCGCCGCGGAGACGCCGATCACGTTCTCGAAGATGGCCGGGTAGCTCCAGTCGCGCGAGTTGTGCCCGGCGGCCACGATGATCATCCCCTGCTGGCGCGCCTTCTCGCAGGCGGCGTAGAGGGGGTGCAGCGTTCCCTCGAGCGTGGTGCCCAGGCTCAGGTTCACCACGTCCACGCCGCGCTCGATGGCGTACAGGATCCCCGCCTGCAGCGTTCCCGGGCTGGTCTCCAGCTCGCGCCCGAACACCCGGACGGGGATGATCTCCGCGTCGGGGGCGATGCGCAGGATCTGGTGGATGCAGGCGGTGCCGTGGCCCACGCGGTCGTGGTCATCGTCGGTGCGCAGCATGGCCAAGTCGTCCTCGGGGTCGACCAGCCCGATCCCCGGCAGCACGCGGGGGTCGTCGCAGCCGCGGTCCCAGCCGCTGTCGATGACGGCCACGCGCAGCCCCTTTCCGGTGGGCCGCCCCAGCCCGTCGGCCACCCACGCGGGGGGCTCGAACGGCGCGGGGGGCCCGAAGCGCTCTTCGCCGGTCACTGCCCCAGCTTCTCGGTCAAGTAGTTCCATAGCAGCGTGATGATCCGTCCCGATCGGGTGATGACGTTGCCCTGCACCGTGTAGCCACGGCGGAAGTTCTCGATCCCCATCTTCTCCAGCTGCCGGCGGTCCAGCGAGGCGGTGACGCGGTACACGCCCGGCCCCGCCTGCGCCACCGGGGCCGAGGCGCCGCCCGCCGCCTGACCCTGCGCCGACAGCGGCTCGGGGGCCACGTAGATCACGCGGCCGCCCAGCTGCTGGCGCTCGGACTGGTCGAAGGCGGGCAGCTCCACCTTCACCGAGTCGCCCACCTTCACCTTGTGCACGTCGCGCTCCGCCACGCTCAGCTGCACGCGCCACTCCTGCGTGTCGCCCAGCTCCATCAGCTGCTCGCCCTCGCGCACGAAGGCGCCGGGAAGGCGCTCCAGCTGCTCGGTGAGCACCACCCCGTCGGTGGGCGCGGCGATGGTGAGCTGGCCCAGCCGCGCGCGGATCGCGGCGATCTGGGCGCGGAGCTGGTCCATCTGCGTGCCCAGCTTCTCGCGGTCGAAGCGCGACAGCTCCTGCAGCCCGCCCTCGGCGCCCGAGAGGCGGATGTCGGCCTGCGCGCTGCGCACCTCGGCCACCGCCTGGTCCAGCGTCACGTGGGTGCCGGGCACGTACGCCGCCAGCAGCGAGTCCACGTTGGTGCCCAGGTCGTACTCCACCATCCGCTGGCGCAGCGTGGCCAGCGAGCTTCCCAGCCGGGTGCGCGCCTGCGCCACCCGCTCGCTGCTCTGCTCGCGCTGCAGCGGGTCGGCGGTGGCGGAGCGCTGCCGGTCGATCTCGGCCGCGCGGAGCTGCGCCTGCAGCTGCGCGAGCGAGGAGGCGAGCTCCACCGTGTCCATCCGCACCAGCACCTGGCCGCGGTGCACGGTGTCGCCGGTGTGCACCAGCACCTCGCGCACGGGGCCGCCCTGCAGCGCGCGGATGGGGTACAGCCCCACCGGCTCCAGCACCCCCGCGGCCTTCACCGTCACGTCCATCTTCACCAGGAAGGCCACGCCCACGCCGGCCACGGCCAGCGCCGCGATCAGCATCAGCGTGAGCCCCACGGCGCGCCGGACGAAGCGCGCGCCGGGCTGCCCCTCGTGCGGGATGTCGGGAAGGCGCAGCGGGATGACGTCGGGATCCTTGCGCGTGGGGAGCTGCGTGCTCATGGGCACCTCGAGATCGAGCCGAAGACGGCGCGGCGCGGCATGGCGGTCACACCGTCTGCGGCACGGCGCGCAGGCGCCGCACCTCGTCCACGTTGCCGCCGCCGTGCAGCAGGCGGTAGGTCTCGTTGTCGCGGATCAGCTCGGCGTGGGTGCCCACGCCCACCACGCGGCCGGCCTCGATCACGCAGATCTGGTCGGCCAGCGCGGCGGTCTGCACGCGGTGCGTGACGAAGATGATGGTCTTCCCCTCCATGTGGCCGAACAGGTCGCGCAGGATCTCGGTCTCGGTCTGCATGTCGATGTTGCTGGTGGCCTCGTCCAGCAGGAGCACCGGGGTGTCGCGCACCAGCGCGCGGGCCAGCGCCATCCGCTGCCGCTGCCCGCCCGAGAGGGTGGCGCCCCACTCGGCCACGCTGGTCTCGTACCCCTGCGGGAGGTCGGCCACCAGCGAGTCCAGGCGGCAGAGGCGCACCGCGTCGTCGACCGCCGCGCGCGACACCTTCTCGGCGCCCAGCGTCAGGTTGTCCCAGATGGTGCCCTGCATGAGCGAGAACTCCTGCCACACCACGCTCACCTGGCGCCGCAGGTCCGACATGGAGAAGGTGGTCACCGGGCTGCCGTCCACGAACACCTGCCCCGAGTCGGGCTCCTCCATCCGCGTGACCAGGCGCAGGAGCGAGCTCTTGCCGGCGCCGCTGGGGCCCACGATGGCGGTGATCCCGCCGCGCGCGAAGTGCAGCGTGACGTCGTGCAGCACGCGCTTCTCGGCGCTGTAGCCGAACGACACGTCGCGCAGCCGGATGTCGCCCTCGATCACGTGCTGGATGGCGCCGTGCGGCTGGTACGCGTTGGCCGGGTCCTGCTCCAGCGGCATGTCCAGGTACTCGAACATGCGCCCCAGGTTCACCGCCGTCTGCTGGAAGTCCGAGAACAGCCCGGTGATCTGCTGCAGCGGGTTGTACAGGTATCCCATGTACGCGGTGAAGGCGATGTAGTCGCCCAGCGTCATCTCGCCCTTCACGATCAGCGTCCACCCGTACCAGGTGAACACCGCCGTGCCCAGCGCGCGGACCACCGAGGTCAGCGTGCCGAACACCTGGCTCCATCCCCCCGCCTTCAACTGCACCTGCAGCGCCGCCTGGATCTGGCTGCGGGCACGCTCGTACACCGCGTGCTCCATCGACATCGCCTTCAGGGTGCGGATGTGGCTCAGCACCTCGACCTGGAAGGCGCCCAGGTC
This region includes:
- the argR gene encoding arginine repressor, with translation MKPQRHAVILELVREHRVASQEALRERLAQRGIEVAQATLSRDIRELGLVKVPDEEGGSVYTLPPGVTDPTPTLARLLPSLYLGADGVGNLLVVKTLIGGAQPIAVGIDWEEWPEVVGTIAGDDTVLVILRDPAHRDTVTRRLEERAGVER
- a CDS encoding S8 family peptidase, which produces MTGEERFGPPAPFEPPAWVADGLGRPTGKGLRVAVIDSGWDRGCDDPRVLPGIGLVDPEDDLAMLRTDDDHDRVGHGTACIHQILRIAPDAEIIPVRVFGRELETSPGTLQAGILYAIERGVDVVNLSLGTTLEGTLHPLYAACEKARQQGMIIVAAGHNSRDWSYPAIFENVIGVSAARFESAYEYRYHPDEAMECQAWGVEQPVVWLRGQEQVKHGTSFAAPNITGIVCLLLERHPGAKLEEIRELLAQHALSVERGEASAEEGDARPEPESEVAARES
- a CDS encoding HlyD family secretion protein produces the protein MSTQLPTRKDPDVIPLRLPDIPHEGQPGARFVRRAVGLTLMLIAALAVAGVGVAFLVKMDVTVKAAGVLEPVGLYPIRALQGGPVREVLVHTGDTVHRGQVLVRMDTVELASSLAQLQAQLRAAEIDRQRSATADPLQREQSSERVAQARTRLGSSLATLRQRMVEYDLGTNVDSLLAAYVPGTHVTLDQAVAEVRSAQADIRLSGAEGGLQELSRFDREKLGTQMDQLRAQIAAIRARLGQLTIAAPTDGVVLTEQLERLPGAFVREGEQLMELGDTQEWRVQLSVAERDVHKVKVGDSVKVELPAFDQSERQQLGGRVIYVAPEPLSAQGQAAGGASAPVAQAGPGVYRVTASLDRRQLEKMGIENFRRGYTVQGNVITRSGRIITLLWNYLTEKLGQ
- a CDS encoding ABC transporter ATP-binding protein, which produces MPPTQHADIPPLREAFQQFLRLLRLIRSYWGPLGKGMVLGLVLGLLGMVTPYLSKLLIDEVYPTRNLTLMEVLVLGILAVSVASSVMSAIRSYFTTYTTSHLANATSLLFFNHLQHLRTRFFDEHRVGEIISRFADVRNSLNSVSRVFETLFVNGVYLFLVPPFLFLLQWKLAIVSLITVPLTVIITTMSARLLRRFWKKSAEAYADLGAFQVEVLSHIRTLKAMSMEHAVYERARSQIQAALQVQLKAGGWSQVFGTLTSVVRALGTAVFTWYGWTLIVKGEMTLGDYIAFTAYMGYLYNPLQQITGLFSDFQQTAVNLGRMFEYLDMPLEQDPANAYQPHGAIQHVIEGDIRLRDVSFGYSAEKRVLHDVTLHFARGGITAIVGPSGAGKSSLLRLVTRMEEPDSGQVFVDGSPVTTFSMSDLRRQVSVVWQEFSLMQGTIWDNLTLGAEKVSRAAVDDAVRLCRLDSLVADLPQGYETSVAEWGATLSGGQRQRMALARALVRDTPVLLLDEATSNIDMQTETEILRDLFGHMEGKTIIFVTHRVQTAALADQICVIEAGRVVGVGTHAELIRDNETYRLLHGGGNVDEVRRLRAVPQTV